The following are from one region of the Cytobacillus firmus genome:
- a CDS encoding sugar phosphate isomerase/epimerase family protein produces MKLGVFTVLFADKNFEDMLDHVKAAGLKAVEIGTGAYPGNAHCSLQELLESDELRDDYLNKVLSRRLEISAFSCHGNPISPDKAFAEESDRVLYDTIKLASLMNVPVVNCFSGTAGDGEGAKHPNWPVAPWPNEYGEVLKWQWEEKLIPYWKKAGQFAKDHNVKIGLELHGGFLVHTPYTLLKLREETCDAIGANLDPSHLWWQGIDPVAAIKILGKENAIHHFHAKDTYIDQENVNMYGLTDMQPYGNVQTRAWTFRSVGCGHSLQEWSDMMSALRTFGYDYVVSIEHEDPLMSIEEGFSRAVRNLKTILIEEQPSEMWWV; encoded by the coding sequence GTGAAGCTCGGCGTATTTACCGTACTATTTGCTGACAAAAATTTTGAGGATATGCTCGATCATGTGAAAGCTGCAGGTCTTAAGGCTGTTGAAATCGGAACTGGAGCCTATCCCGGTAACGCTCACTGCAGCCTGCAGGAGCTTTTGGAAAGCGATGAACTTCGGGATGATTACCTTAACAAGGTTTTGTCGAGGAGACTGGAAATCAGCGCATTCAGCTGCCATGGCAACCCGATCTCACCTGATAAAGCATTTGCAGAGGAATCGGACCGTGTATTATACGACACAATTAAGTTAGCGAGCTTAATGAATGTTCCGGTTGTTAACTGTTTTTCCGGCACTGCAGGTGACGGGGAAGGGGCAAAGCATCCGAATTGGCCGGTCGCACCGTGGCCGAATGAGTATGGAGAAGTGCTGAAATGGCAATGGGAGGAGAAGCTCATTCCTTACTGGAAGAAAGCAGGACAATTTGCCAAAGACCATAATGTGAAAATCGGTCTCGAGCTGCACGGAGGATTCCTAGTGCACACTCCTTACACGCTTTTAAAATTAAGGGAAGAAACATGTGACGCGATTGGGGCCAATCTGGATCCTAGCCATTTATGGTGGCAGGGCATCGACCCTGTGGCAGCAATCAAGATACTGGGAAAAGAAAATGCCATTCATCATTTTCATGCTAAAGATACCTATATTGACCAGGAAAATGTGAATATGTACGGGTTAACGGATATGCAGCCATATGGCAATGTCCAGACCAGGGCGTGGACATTCAGGTCAGTCGGGTGCGGACACAGCCTGCAGGAATGGTCTGATATGATGAGCGCCTTGCGCACGTTTGGTTATGACTACGTTGTCAGCATCGAGCACGAAGATCCGCTTATGTCGATTGAAGAAGGATTTTCAAGAGCAGTAAGGAACCTTAAAACCATCTTAATCGAAGAGCAGCCTTCAGAAATGTGGTGGGTATAA
- a CDS encoding response regulator transcription factor — protein MKAIIVDDEQHVREGLMLLGEWSRFGIDTIMEAADGNEAVKLIKEHRPEIIFTDMSMPKRDGISLLKWIHSSDLSSKTIVVSGYDDFDYMRNAICYKSFDYILKPIDPDILNEILEKAIKEWKQQNSPEECRQEQNREMNVIQQIEQFLLESYNKDINLQEIADRFYLSREYISRKFKQEYQATITDFITKVRMNKAKELLQNHKLKIYEIAFQVGYQDEKYFSKVFKKNEGISPNEYRSIN, from the coding sequence ATGAAAGCAATTATTGTGGATGATGAACAGCATGTGCGGGAAGGCTTAATGCTTCTGGGAGAGTGGAGCCGCTTTGGAATTGACACGATCATGGAGGCGGCAGATGGAAATGAGGCCGTAAAGCTGATTAAAGAGCATCGCCCGGAAATCATATTCACAGATATGAGCATGCCAAAGAGAGATGGCATAAGCCTTTTAAAATGGATACATTCTTCAGATCTATCCAGCAAGACGATTGTTGTCAGCGGCTATGATGATTTTGATTATATGAGGAATGCCATCTGTTATAAAAGCTTTGATTATATCTTGAAGCCTATCGATCCGGACATTTTGAATGAAATCCTGGAGAAAGCCATTAAAGAATGGAAGCAGCAAAATTCTCCAGAAGAATGCCGGCAGGAGCAAAACAGGGAGATGAATGTGATTCAGCAAATAGAACAGTTTCTGCTGGAAAGCTATAACAAAGATATTAATCTGCAGGAAATTGCAGACAGATTTTATTTAAGCAGGGAGTACATCTCCAGGAAGTTTAAACAGGAATATCAGGCTACTATTACAGACTTTATAACGAAGGTCCGAATGAACAAGGCCAAGGAGCTCTTGCAGAACCATAAACTGAAAATCTATGAAATTGCTTTCCAGGTTGGCTATCAGGATGAAAAGTATTTTAGCAAAGTCTTTAAAAAGAATGAGGGAATTTCCCCAAATGAATATAGAAGTATAAATTAA
- a CDS encoding Gfo/Idh/MocA family protein codes for MKKLRIGIIGAGGIAQSRHIPVLMKLSDSASITAICDVNEDTALQAAKKFGISSVFTDYKEVFTETDAVVICTPNKFHAEITAAALEAGLHVLCEKPMAMTAEECRKMIEARDRSGKVLAIAYHYRFMKEAQAAKKLISENEIGTPFAARARAMRRRKVPGWGVFTNKELQGGGSLIDYGCHLLDLSLWLLGNPAETEVSGTAYNTLSKMPDQVNLWGSFDHQSFNVDDHVTAYIKFANGASLLFETSWSANIERDDESLSLSGQHGGMDLFPFRLNQSKYGMLLNTHSEWLPGEDDYALTQALNFINSCLGREEFMVKAEEALQTTRIIDAIYSSSKRELY; via the coding sequence ATGAAGAAACTTCGGATCGGAATTATCGGTGCTGGAGGAATTGCCCAATCCCGGCATATTCCCGTGTTAATGAAATTATCGGACAGTGCTTCCATAACAGCTATCTGCGATGTGAATGAGGATACTGCACTGCAGGCTGCAAAAAAGTTTGGAATCAGCAGCGTTTTTACAGATTATAAAGAAGTATTCACTGAAACAGATGCCGTGGTTATTTGTACACCGAATAAGTTTCATGCTGAAATTACCGCTGCTGCGCTGGAGGCTGGACTGCATGTTTTGTGTGAGAAGCCGATGGCCATGACGGCAGAAGAATGCAGGAAAATGATAGAGGCAAGAGACAGGTCCGGGAAGGTATTAGCCATTGCTTATCACTACCGGTTCATGAAAGAGGCACAGGCTGCCAAAAAACTCATTTCAGAAAATGAAATTGGCACTCCGTTTGCAGCCAGGGCAAGAGCGATGAGAAGAAGAAAGGTGCCGGGCTGGGGTGTTTTTACCAATAAGGAGCTTCAGGGCGGCGGAAGCTTGATTGATTACGGCTGCCACCTGCTTGACCTCTCGCTGTGGCTTCTTGGAAACCCGGCGGAAACGGAGGTATCTGGAACAGCTTATAATACATTAAGCAAAATGCCTGATCAGGTGAATCTATGGGGCAGCTTTGACCATCAATCCTTTAATGTAGATGATCATGTGACAGCTTACATAAAATTTGCGAATGGCGCTTCCCTTCTTTTTGAGACTTCCTGGTCTGCCAATATTGAAAGGGATGATGAAAGCCTCAGCCTTTCAGGGCAGCATGGAGGCATGGATTTATTTCCATTCAGGTTAAATCAATCTAAATATGGGATGCTCCTGAATACACATTCAGAGTGGCTCCCTGGAGAAGATGACTATGCTTTAACGCAGGCACTGAACTTTATAAACAGCTGTTTGGGCAGGGAAGAATTTATGGTTAAAGCAGAAGAAGCTTTACAGACAACCAGGATTATCGATGCGATTTATAGCAGCAGCAAACGAGAATTATATTAG
- a CDS encoding carbohydrate ABC transporter permease, with product MNPRYTKVTLLLEIIGIVLGIIFLIPFYFVFINSVKGFADILIDAAAWPQEFLFSNYLKVWDIINFPRAFWNSLIITVISNIGLVVISSMAAWKMVRTPGKFSKILFVLFVSAMVIPFQTVMIPLMKLGGTLNLTNSIPGLIIMYFGFGVPLSLFLYHGFIKTVPIEIEESARIDGCSQFGVFWRIVFPLLKPITVTVVILNTLWIWNDYLLPLLVLQDAELRTIPLATSSFFAQYTKQWDMGLAALVMGITPVIIFFLFLQKHIIKGIAQGSIK from the coding sequence ATGAATCCCAGATATACGAAGGTTACGCTGCTGCTGGAGATCATCGGAATCGTATTAGGAATCATATTTCTCATTCCTTTTTACTTCGTGTTTATTAATTCTGTTAAAGGTTTTGCGGATATCCTGATTGATGCTGCAGCATGGCCGCAGGAATTTTTATTCTCCAATTATCTGAAGGTATGGGATATCATTAATTTTCCTCGGGCCTTCTGGAATTCGCTTATAATAACGGTAATCAGCAATATTGGACTGGTTGTCATCAGTTCTATGGCTGCCTGGAAGATGGTCAGGACTCCGGGGAAATTCAGCAAAATCCTGTTTGTTTTATTTGTATCTGCGATGGTTATTCCATTCCAGACCGTTATGATTCCTCTGATGAAACTCGGAGGCACGCTGAATCTGACAAACAGCATACCTGGTCTCATCATTATGTACTTTGGCTTTGGTGTACCATTATCACTTTTCCTTTATCACGGTTTTATTAAAACAGTTCCAATCGAGATCGAAGAGTCGGCCCGAATTGATGGGTGCAGCCAGTTTGGCGTCTTTTGGAGAATTGTGTTTCCGCTTCTGAAGCCAATTACTGTAACGGTTGTCATTCTAAATACATTGTGGATCTGGAATGACTATCTCCTGCCGCTTCTGGTGCTTCAGGATGCAGAACTTAGGACGATTCCTTTGGCCACAAGCTCATTCTTCGCACAATATACAAAGCAGTGGGATATGGGACTAGCTGCCCTTGTAATGGGAATTACACCGGTCATCATTTTCTTCCTGTTCCTGCAGAAGCATATAATAAAAGGCATTGCACAAGGCTCAATTAAGTAG
- a CDS encoding ThuA domain-containing protein, translating into MINVLVWNENRHEQKDEKVREVYPDGIHGAIADFLNGEDFKVKTATLDESEHGLSDAVLQETDVLVWWGHLAHGEVEDAIVEKVKQRVLDGMGLIVLHSGHFSKIFKVLMGTSCDLKWREADEKERIWIVDPSHPIAEGLGEYIELEKEEMYGEHFDIPAPDELVMVSWFEGGEVFRSGCTYKRGKGRIFYFRPGHETYPTYYHKDVQKVIKNAVKWAKPADLPVPVYGNAKPLERISVKHEGVELK; encoded by the coding sequence ATGATTAACGTGCTTGTCTGGAATGAGAATCGTCATGAGCAAAAGGATGAAAAGGTAAGGGAAGTCTATCCAGATGGCATCCACGGTGCCATTGCCGATTTTTTAAATGGAGAAGATTTCAAGGTAAAGACAGCGACATTGGATGAGTCCGAACATGGACTCAGTGATGCTGTTTTACAGGAAACAGATGTTTTAGTCTGGTGGGGGCATCTGGCGCATGGGGAAGTTGAGGATGCAATCGTCGAAAAAGTAAAACAAAGAGTTCTCGATGGAATGGGGCTGATTGTACTTCATTCAGGCCATTTTTCTAAAATTTTTAAAGTGCTGATGGGAACTTCCTGTGATTTAAAGTGGAGAGAAGCGGATGAAAAGGAACGAATTTGGATTGTAGACCCGAGCCATCCGATTGCAGAAGGACTTGGAGAATATATTGAGCTTGAAAAAGAAGAGATGTATGGAGAACATTTTGATATTCCTGCACCGGATGAGCTAGTTATGGTGAGCTGGTTTGAAGGCGGGGAAGTTTTCCGGAGCGGCTGTACATACAAGAGGGGAAAGGGAAGAATCTTTTATTTCCGCCCGGGGCATGAAACGTATCCAACCTATTATCATAAGGACGTTCAGAAGGTTATTAAAAATGCTGTTAAGTGGGCGAAGCCGGCTGATCTTCCGGTACCGGTCTATGGAAATGCGAAGCCGCTTGAGAGAATCAGTGTGAAACATGAAGGAGTGGAATTAAAATGA
- a CDS encoding ABC transporter substrate-binding protein yields the protein MKRFALLLLSLILMAGIMAGCSSSSSSGDEKPKDDSKNGDEVVTLNMFQFKVEIADQLQEMIGEFEKEHPNIKIKLESVGGGADYGAALKAKFASGEQPDIFNNGGFKELELWKEHLADLSNEPWAEHVLPIGKVPTTDTDGKLYGMPVNLEGYGFIYNKDLFKEAGITEPPNTISELKDAAKKLKDKGITPFSAGYGEWWVIGQHLLNIPFAQQEDPVAFIEGLYSGSEKLTGNDKFKEFKEVLDTEINFGNDNPLTTDYNTQVTLFASGKTAMLQQGNWTENMILEIDPDINMGFLPIPLTDDVADTDRLPVGVPNNWVLNKNSEHLEEAKLFLDWMVSSETGKRYITEEFAFIPAFDNIEPTGLGPLGKHILEYSKEEKTIPWTWFRWPDGANKEFAATIQEYAAGKIDYDTVVERFQASWDNLK from the coding sequence ATGAAACGCTTTGCTCTATTACTGCTGTCATTGATTCTGATGGCCGGCATTATGGCGGGCTGTTCTTCTTCCAGCTCTTCAGGGGATGAAAAGCCTAAGGATGATTCAAAGAATGGTGATGAAGTGGTAACACTGAACATGTTCCAATTTAAAGTGGAGATTGCCGATCAGCTTCAGGAAATGATTGGCGAATTCGAAAAAGAGCATCCAAATATTAAAATTAAGCTTGAGTCAGTCGGAGGCGGTGCTGACTATGGTGCCGCTTTAAAAGCGAAGTTTGCTTCCGGAGAACAGCCTGACATTTTTAACAATGGCGGATTTAAGGAACTGGAGCTTTGGAAAGAGCATCTTGCTGACCTTTCAAATGAGCCGTGGGCAGAGCATGTGCTTCCAATTGGTAAGGTTCCAACGACCGATACAGATGGCAAGCTTTATGGAATGCCTGTAAACCTGGAAGGATACGGGTTTATTTATAACAAGGATTTATTCAAAGAAGCGGGAATTACTGAACCGCCTAATACAATTTCTGAACTGAAGGATGCTGCTAAAAAGCTCAAAGATAAAGGAATTACCCCTTTCTCTGCCGGTTACGGTGAGTGGTGGGTCATTGGGCAGCATTTGTTAAACATTCCATTTGCACAGCAGGAGGATCCTGTAGCATTTATCGAAGGCTTATACAGCGGATCTGAAAAGTTGACCGGCAATGATAAATTTAAAGAATTTAAAGAAGTACTTGATACTGAAATTAACTTTGGAAATGATAATCCGTTAACAACTGATTACAATACGCAAGTCACACTATTTGCTTCCGGCAAAACAGCTATGCTTCAGCAGGGGAACTGGACGGAGAACATGATTCTTGAAATCGACCCTGACATTAATATGGGATTCCTTCCGATTCCGCTGACTGATGATGTAGCGGATACTGACCGATTACCGGTAGGCGTGCCGAACAACTGGGTTTTAAACAAAAACTCTGAGCATCTTGAAGAAGCCAAGTTATTCCTTGACTGGATGGTTTCATCTGAAACAGGAAAGCGTTATATCACAGAAGAGTTTGCTTTCATTCCAGCCTTTGACAATATTGAGCCAACAGGTTTGGGGCCACTTGGAAAGCATATTCTTGAGTATTCTAAGGAAGAGAAAACGATTCCTTGGACATGGTTCAGATGGCCGGATGGTGCAAATAAAGAGTTTGCAGCAACAATCCAGGAATATGCTGCCGGAAAAATTGATTATGATACGGTTGTTGAACGCTTCCAGGCATCCTGGGATAACTTGAAATAA
- a CDS encoding carbohydrate ABC transporter permease translates to METKAEIGEPVIKSEIKTVSRKKANVKKILTYLAFVGPSLIFFLVIQIIPFLMGIYYSFTSWNGVSSVVEWVGLENYIKIFKSDPKFFDSFIFTTKFMLASVIISNLLGFGLALLLNAALKSRNLLRTVFFIPNVIGGLLLGFIWQFIFVKGFAAIGNLTDLSIFKLPWLGDETTAFWGIVIVFAWQISGYMMVIYIAALQGVDQTLLEAARIDGASSWTLLTQIIVPLILPAFTICFFLTISMAFKIFDLNISLTGGGPFNSTQSVAINIYQEAFQNNRYGLGTAKSILFFLVVAIFTTVQVMMTKKREVEA, encoded by the coding sequence TTGGAGACAAAGGCTGAGATCGGGGAACCGGTAATAAAATCAGAGATTAAAACAGTTTCCAGGAAAAAAGCAAATGTGAAAAAGATCTTAACATACCTTGCTTTTGTAGGACCGTCATTAATTTTTTTCCTGGTGATACAGATCATTCCTTTCCTGATGGGGATTTATTATTCGTTTACGTCCTGGAATGGCGTTAGTTCTGTGGTTGAGTGGGTTGGGCTTGAAAATTATATAAAGATTTTTAAGAGTGATCCTAAGTTTTTTGATTCCTTTATTTTTACTACTAAATTTATGTTAGCTTCGGTTATTATTAGTAATTTACTGGGGTTTGGACTTGCATTATTATTGAACGCAGCCTTGAAGTCCAGGAATTTATTGAGGACTGTGTTTTTCATTCCGAATGTTATCGGGGGATTATTGCTCGGGTTCATCTGGCAGTTTATTTTTGTAAAAGGGTTTGCTGCTATCGGTAATCTAACGGATCTTTCCATTTTTAAGCTTCCATGGCTTGGAGATGAGACAACAGCATTCTGGGGCATTGTGATTGTGTTTGCCTGGCAGATCAGCGGATATATGATGGTTATTTATATTGCAGCACTGCAGGGGGTTGATCAGACACTGCTGGAGGCGGCAAGAATCGATGGTGCATCAAGCTGGACACTGCTGACACAAATAATCGTTCCGCTTATTTTACCGGCGTTCACGATTTGTTTCTTTTTAACGATATCCATGGCATTTAAGATTTTCGACCTGAATATTTCACTGACAGGCGGCGGGCCATTTAACTCGACACAATCCGTTGCGATTAATATTTATCAGGAGGCATTCCAGAATAACCGGTATGGTCTTGGTACCGCAAAATCGATTTTATTCTTCCTTGTGGTAGCTATTTTTACAACGGTTCAGGTGATGATGACGAAGAAAAGGGAGGTTGAGGCATAA
- a CDS encoding Gfo/Idh/MocA family protein, translating to MKKLKIGIIGCGSIAKHRHMPEYHASSGAVIAAVCDINEERAKGFADLYEVKAYTDYRELLADKDIDAVSVCTPNYLHAPISVAALNAGKHVLCEKPMATSKEEAEDMIEAARKSGKKLMIAHNQRFVPSHKKAKELIARGEAGKIYSFRTAFGHGGPEGWSADGKESWFFKKDQAFIGAMGDLGVHKTDLLRYLLGEEFAEVGAFVETSAKMDADVDDTAVCVLKTESGVIGTLAASWSYVSREDNSTIIYGEKAILRLEDDPVNSLIVQYANGETVKYELGGIQTNEEGGQKSSGVIDHFVESILNEQEPAISGSEGMKSLQVILAALESSETKQIVRIS from the coding sequence ATGAAAAAACTCAAGATTGGGATCATTGGATGCGGAAGTATAGCCAAGCATCGGCACATGCCTGAATATCATGCAAGCAGCGGGGCTGTCATTGCAGCAGTATGTGATATTAATGAAGAGCGTGCAAAAGGATTTGCTGACCTTTACGAGGTGAAGGCGTACACCGATTATAGGGAACTGTTAGCTGATAAGGATATAGATGCAGTGAGCGTCTGTACCCCGAATTATCTGCATGCCCCTATTTCAGTTGCAGCATTGAACGCGGGCAAGCATGTTTTATGTGAAAAGCCAATGGCCACATCTAAGGAAGAGGCAGAGGACATGATAGAGGCAGCCCGAAAAAGTGGAAAGAAATTAATGATTGCTCATAATCAGCGCTTTGTTCCGTCTCATAAAAAAGCAAAGGAATTGATTGCAAGAGGCGAAGCAGGAAAAATCTACAGTTTCCGGACAGCTTTTGGCCATGGCGGGCCGGAGGGATGGAGTGCAGATGGCAAAGAAAGCTGGTTCTTCAAAAAGGATCAGGCTTTTATTGGCGCGATGGGTGACCTTGGTGTCCATAAGACGGATCTCTTGCGTTATCTGCTGGGTGAAGAGTTTGCTGAGGTGGGAGCATTTGTCGAGACGAGTGCCAAAATGGATGCTGATGTCGATGATACAGCCGTATGCGTTTTGAAAACGGAAAGCGGTGTGATCGGTACATTGGCTGCAAGCTGGTCTTACGTATCTAGAGAAGACAATTCTACAATTATTTATGGTGAGAAAGCGATTTTGAGACTCGAGGATGATCCGGTGAACTCTCTCATTGTTCAGTATGCAAACGGTGAAACAGTGAAGTACGAGCTCGGCGGAATCCAGACAAATGAAGAAGGCGGGCAAAAGAGTTCAGGTGTCATTGACCATTTTGTTGAAAGTATTCTAAATGAACAGGAGCCTGCCATCTCAGGTTCCGAGGGGATGAAGTCGCTCCAGGTGATTCTGGCTGCGCTGGAGTCCAGCGAAACCAAGCAGATTGTCAGAATCAGTTGA
- a CDS encoding sensor histidine kinase has product MFKRSIRNKLIVLLMVATIVPFGASIIITYYHTAESLKDQAIKENSNLLYQGKVNLEGYINELDGLTLSLYNNPGFINFLKDPRKENNYQAVEAVRNVISTILYAEENIKRVNIAVAKEDRLITASRRSTVVFSKRLTNANQEYYEKAEESPNNMFLEPVHKIKDPDEKKPENVITLHRSLINIPADDLLAYISLEFSPDQITNISRNLYSGENEEFYIISPEGDMIYRSTDEAENGDKTPEWIDWVIGANKENGTAEWEEDTFSGVMIYDQLSQNSGGWYLVKRVPYTTLYESAFSVAKINIMFGVIGLCLVILATLFISVRITSPIRILLKNIDQVEKGNLDVRFKSFGHDEIGYLGDRFRQMIDKINDLINREYKLQLENKTNQLKVLQSQVNPHFLYNALQSIGTAALKNQGPQIYSSVTRLSKIMRYSMNMEEGMVPLQKEIEHTKAYLLLQKERFGDQLQFNFQLDEEALQFPVPKMILQPLVENYFKHGFDAREKTGEVKITCIQDEFYLDILIEDNGIGVSVSRLEEIQMFLMNERIGHKGESMNIGLKNVYVRLKLYYGRRAYLQLKNLEQGGLLVSIKLPKRMEGGKDESNYCG; this is encoded by the coding sequence ATGTTCAAAAGGAGCATTAGGAATAAACTGATTGTTCTATTAATGGTTGCCACAATCGTTCCATTTGGAGCGTCCATTATCATCACTTACTATCATACAGCCGAGTCCTTGAAGGACCAGGCCATTAAAGAAAATAGCAATCTATTATATCAAGGCAAAGTGAACCTGGAGGGGTACATAAATGAACTGGATGGGCTGACACTATCTCTCTACAATAATCCGGGTTTTATCAACTTTTTAAAGGATCCCAGGAAGGAAAATAATTATCAGGCTGTCGAAGCTGTAAGAAATGTCATTTCGACCATATTGTATGCTGAGGAAAATATCAAACGGGTTAATATTGCAGTTGCAAAGGAAGATCGGCTCATAACAGCGTCACGCCGCTCTACTGTTGTGTTTTCAAAGAGGCTGACAAATGCCAATCAGGAATATTACGAAAAAGCGGAAGAAAGTCCAAACAATATGTTTCTTGAGCCCGTCCATAAGATAAAGGATCCTGATGAAAAGAAGCCTGAGAACGTAATTACGCTTCACCGGTCTTTAATCAATATTCCGGCGGATGATCTATTGGCCTATATATCATTGGAGTTTTCACCGGATCAAATAACCAATATCAGCCGCAATCTTTATTCGGGGGAAAATGAAGAATTCTATATTATATCTCCTGAAGGTGACATGATCTACCGTTCAACGGATGAAGCTGAAAACGGAGATAAAACGCCTGAGTGGATTGATTGGGTGATAGGGGCAAATAAAGAAAATGGCACGGCTGAATGGGAGGAAGATACATTCAGCGGTGTAATGATATACGATCAATTATCGCAAAATTCAGGCGGCTGGTATCTTGTCAAGCGAGTCCCATATACCACTTTATATGAAAGTGCATTTAGTGTGGCGAAAATCAATATCATGTTTGGTGTTATCGGGCTGTGCCTGGTTATTCTCGCAACGCTATTTATTTCTGTCAGAATTACCTCTCCCATCAGAATCCTCCTGAAAAATATCGATCAGGTTGAAAAGGGAAATCTCGATGTCCGTTTTAAATCTTTCGGCCATGATGAGATTGGTTATCTCGGGGATCGATTCAGGCAAATGATCGATAAAATCAATGATCTGATTAATCGGGAGTATAAGCTTCAGCTTGAAAATAAGACAAACCAGCTTAAGGTTCTGCAGTCACAGGTTAATCCGCATTTTTTATACAATGCATTGCAGTCAATTGGAACTGCGGCCTTGAAAAATCAGGGTCCGCAAATTTATTCTTCTGTTACCCGCCTTTCAAAAATCATGAGGTACAGCATGAATATGGAGGAGGGAATGGTTCCTCTTCAAAAAGAGATCGAGCATACCAAGGCCTACCTCCTGCTGCAAAAGGAGCGGTTTGGTGATCAGCTTCAGTTCAATTTTCAGCTTGATGAAGAAGCATTGCAGTTTCCTGTCCCGAAAATGATTTTACAGCCTTTAGTGGAGAATTACTTTAAGCACGGCTTTGATGCACGCGAAAAAACTGGAGAGGTTAAAATAACCTGCATACAGGATGAATTTTATCTGGATATTTTAATTGAGGATAATGGTATAGGTGTGTCGGTGAGCAGGCTGGAGGAAATCCAGATGTTTTTGATGAATGAAAGAATAGGGCATAAGGGAGAGTCAATGAATATCGGACTGAAGAATGTTTATGTCCGGTTAAAGCTTTATTATGGCAGACGGGCTTACCTGCAGCTTAAGAACCTTGAGCAGGGCGGGCTGCTTGTTTCTATTAAACTTCCAAAAAGGATGGAAGGTGGAAAAGATGAAAGCAATTATTGTGGATGA